The Lodderomyces beijingensis strain CBS 14171 genome assembly, chromosome: 4 genome has a window encoding:
- a CDS encoding 40S ribosomal protein eS10 → MLIPKEDRKKIHQYLFQEGVVVAKKDFDLPKHEEIDTRNLYVIKALQSLTSKGYVKTQFSWQYYYYTLTDEGLDYLRTELNIPEGILPLTRLKNAPAERPRPGRGGPVRRGGFRRRD, encoded by the exons atgCTCATTCCTAAAGAAGACAGAAAGAAGATCCACCAATACCTCTTCCAAG AGGGTGTTGTCGTTGCCAAAAAGGATTTCGACTTGCCAAAACACGAGGAGATTGACACCAGGAACCTTTACGTCATCAAGGCTTTGCAATCATTGACCAGTAAAGGATACGTCAAGACCCAATTCTCATGGCaatactactactacaccTTGACCGACGAAGGGTTGGACTACTTGAGAACCGAGTTGAACATTCCAGAAGGAATCTTGCCATTGACCAGATTGAAGAATGCTCCAGCTGAGAGACCAAGACCGGGCAGGGGTGGTCCAGTCAGAAGAGGCGGcttcagaagaagagattAG